One Phoenix dactylifera cultivar Barhee BC4 chromosome 8, palm_55x_up_171113_PBpolish2nd_filt_p, whole genome shotgun sequence genomic window carries:
- the LOC120111483 gene encoding uncharacterized protein LOC120111483 gives MTVSAPNAAPWVLRGVYASRDYRIRRVLLREITSLTAQGVPTVVVGDFNCILSLSDKRGGAAFMERADRREFRDFMSRIGLVDLGFFGPQFTWFNIQLGSARVWEHLGRAFASPDWILRFPTCRSWDIVCDAWRTPVRGDAMHRVSHKLELAKRRLRRWNREVVGDIFRRVEGVETAIAELQMKEDVEGALSEDGMGDLRGLLAAHHSLLW, from the exons ATGACTGTATCGGCACCAAACGCCGCTCCATGGGTACTGCGTGGGGTGTACGCGAGCAGGGATTATAGGATCAGGAGGGTCCTCTTGCGAGAGATCACTAGTCTCACTGCCCAGGGTGTCCCGACAGTTGTAGTTGGCGACTTCAACTGCATCTTAAGTTTGAGTGATAAGAGGGGTGGGGCTGCCTTCATGGAGAGAGCGGACAGGAGGGAGTTTCGCGACTTCATGTCGCGTATTGGCCTGGTGGACTTAGGATTCTTCGGACCTcaatttacttggttcaatatTCAGCTCGGCAGTGCGAGGGTTTGGGAGCATCTAGGCAGGGCCTTTGCGTCCCCGGACTGGATCCTCCGTTTTCCCACCTGCAGG TCCTGGGATATTGTCTGTGATGCTTGGCGCACCCCGGTGCGTGGGGATGCTATGCACCGGGTGTCGCACAAACTAGAGTTGGCTAAGAGGCGTCTCCGACGATGGAATCGCGAGGTTGTGGGCGATATTTTCCGGAGAGTTGAGGGGGTTGAGACTGCGATCGCTGAGTTGCAGATGAAGGAAGATGTTGAAGGTGCGCTCTCGGAGGATGGCATGGGTGACCTCCGGGGGCTTCTAGCGGCTCACCACTCACTACTATGGTAG